In one window of Longimicrobium sp. DNA:
- the sat gene encoding sulfate adenylyltransferase, with the protein MPITPYGGVLVDRRVPPAAAAERRREAARLPRIAIPSHTLSDLYLIAVGGYSPLTGFPGRDDYESVVERMTLADGLPWSIPVTLAATRAEAARFGKGDRVALVTARGEVAAVVTVEETFSWSRDREAARVYGTSDRAHPGVARLDTLGEVLVAGPVEYLYEGDVSGFPADNLTPAGTREEFARRGWRTVVAFQTRNPVHRAHEYLQKCALEVVDGLLLHPLVGDTKSDDVPAEVRMECYRVILEHYYPRGRVLLSVLPAAMRYAGPREAVFHAIVRRNYGCTHFIVGRDHAGVGSYYGTYAAQEIFDRVDLDRLGIVPLKFEHAFFCRRCDQMVSPKTCPHDAGHHVFLSGTRVRELLAAGERPPAEFSRPEVADVLVRAYAGERSAARAA; encoded by the coding sequence ATGCCGATCACCCCGTACGGAGGCGTCCTGGTGGACCGCCGCGTCCCGCCCGCGGCCGCGGCCGAGCGGCGCCGGGAGGCCGCGCGGCTCCCGCGCATCGCCATCCCCTCCCACACCCTGTCGGACCTGTACCTGATCGCCGTGGGGGGCTACAGCCCGCTCACCGGCTTCCCGGGGCGCGACGACTACGAGAGCGTGGTCGAGCGCATGACGCTGGCGGACGGCCTCCCCTGGTCGATCCCCGTCACCCTCGCGGCCACGCGCGCCGAGGCGGCCCGCTTCGGGAAGGGCGACCGGGTGGCGCTGGTGACCGCGCGGGGCGAGGTGGCGGCGGTGGTCACGGTGGAGGAGACCTTTTCCTGGAGCCGCGACCGCGAGGCCGCGCGCGTCTACGGGACCAGCGACCGGGCGCACCCCGGGGTGGCGCGGCTCGACACGCTGGGCGAGGTGCTGGTGGCCGGCCCGGTGGAGTACCTGTACGAGGGCGACGTCAGCGGCTTCCCCGCCGACAACCTGACCCCCGCCGGGACGCGCGAAGAGTTCGCCCGCCGCGGCTGGCGGACGGTGGTGGCGTTCCAGACCCGCAACCCCGTGCACCGCGCGCACGAGTACCTGCAGAAGTGCGCGCTGGAGGTGGTGGACGGGCTCCTCCTGCACCCGCTGGTGGGCGACACCAAGAGCGACGACGTCCCCGCCGAGGTGCGCATGGAGTGCTACCGGGTGATCCTGGAGCACTACTACCCGCGGGGGCGCGTGCTCCTCTCCGTCCTCCCCGCCGCCATGCGCTACGCCGGCCCGCGCGAGGCCGTCTTCCACGCCATCGTGCGGCGCAACTACGGCTGCACGCACTTCATCGTGGGGCGCGACCACGCCGGGGTGGGGAGCTACTACGGCACCTACGCGGCGCAGGAGATCTTCGACCGCGTCGATCTCGACCGGCTGGGGATCGTGCCGCTGAAGTTCGAGCACGCCTTCTTCTGCCGGCGCTGCGACCAGATGGTCTCTCCCAAGACCTGCCCGCACGACGCCGGGCACCACGTCTTCCTCTCCGGCACCCGGGTGCGCGAGCTCCTGGCCGCCGGCGAGCGGCCCCCAGCGGAGTTCAGCCGCCCCGAGGTGGCCGACGTGCTGGTGCGCGCCTACGCAGGCGAGCGCTCCGCCGCCCGGGCGGCCTGA
- a CDS encoding sulfite exporter TauE/SafE family protein: MDWRATLAGLLVGGLIGMTGMGGGSVMTPLLIVGLGVPPLQAVASGLVNAAVTTAVGGWEHVRLRTSDLGAVARLAAGSVPAAVVAVFLFSRLGLSTPALEQSVKHAVGIVLMLLASALLVRGRLGDGRAPAPRRVPGWLLSGGGAVVGATAGITSIGSGSLTTAFLSTAARADGPRLVGTVIVHTALLTFAAGLAHLAVGAVDPALTLSLLAGSVPGVVIGSRVTLRVPERVLREALASVLLILGVLTFASRPSAERGVAEAADPGPAAVQPPAAAPGDAG; this comes from the coding sequence ATGGACTGGAGAGCGACGCTGGCGGGCCTCCTGGTGGGCGGCCTCATCGGGATGACGGGGATGGGGGGCGGGTCGGTGATGACCCCCCTGCTGATCGTGGGGCTGGGGGTGCCGCCCCTGCAGGCGGTGGCCAGCGGGCTGGTGAACGCCGCGGTCACCACCGCCGTCGGCGGGTGGGAGCACGTGCGGCTGCGCACCTCGGACCTCGGCGCCGTGGCCCGGCTGGCGGCGGGGAGCGTCCCGGCCGCCGTCGTCGCGGTCTTCCTCTTCTCCCGCCTGGGCCTCTCCACCCCCGCGCTGGAGCAGTCGGTCAAGCACGCCGTGGGGATCGTGCTGATGCTGCTGGCGTCGGCGCTGCTGGTGCGGGGCCGCCTGGGCGACGGGCGGGCGCCGGCGCCGCGCCGGGTGCCGGGGTGGCTCCTCTCCGGCGGCGGAGCGGTGGTGGGGGCCACGGCCGGGATCACCTCCATCGGCTCGGGGAGCCTGACCACCGCCTTCCTCTCCACGGCGGCGCGCGCGGATGGGCCCCGCCTGGTGGGCACCGTGATCGTGCACACCGCGCTGCTGACCTTCGCGGCGGGGCTGGCGCACCTGGCCGTGGGCGCGGTCGACCCGGCGCTCACCCTGTCGCTGCTGGCGGGGTCGGTCCCGGGGGTGGTGATCGGGAGCCGCGTCACCCTGCGGGTCCCCGAGCGGGTGCTGCGCGAGGCGCTCGCCTCGGTGCTGCTCATCCTGGGCGTGCTGACCTTCGCCTCCCGGCCGTCCGCCGAGCGCGGCGTCGCCGAAGCCGCCGACCCGGGTCCCGCCGCCGTCCAGCCTCCCGCCGCCGCGCCCGGCGACGCCGGCTGA
- a CDS encoding M1 family metallopeptidase has translation MRRIALLACLVLSPPAALAAQEEPITRADTLRGSIGPARAWWDVTFYDLHVAITPADSSIRGKTGITYRVTGPAREMQIDLQVPLEVDSVLQDGRRLTWRRDGNAFFVRTAAPQPVGRQKTVTVHYHGRPRVARNAPWDGGFVWGRDSLGNVWVATAVQELGASAWWPNKDTQADEPDSQRVAITVPDPMVDVSNGRLRRTTRNGDGTTTYEWFVSSPINNYDVAVNAGRYAHFSDVYEGEGGRLTLDFWPLEYHLETARRQFQQARPMLACFERWFGPFPWYRDGYKLVETPHLGMEHQTAVAYGNRYRNGYLGRDLSGTGLGLAWDFIIVHESGHEWFGNNITTKDIADMWVHEGFTAYSEGLYTECQQGKEAGARYIVGVRRNIQNDRPVVGPYGVNKPGSGDMYYKGSNMLHTIRQVVGDDEKWRAVLRGLNTTFRHQTVTGRQVTEYISRQSGIDLSKVFQQYLTTTRIPVLEYRIEGSTLRYRWANVVPGFDMPVRVTLADGAFETIRPTEAWKTAQLRLSSPGAFRVDENFYVTARNVGAAGAR, from the coding sequence ATGCGCAGAATCGCCCTGCTCGCCTGCCTGGTCCTCTCCCCGCCCGCCGCGCTGGCGGCGCAGGAGGAGCCCATCACCCGCGCCGACACGCTGCGCGGCTCCATCGGGCCCGCGCGCGCGTGGTGGGACGTGACCTTCTACGACCTGCACGTGGCCATCACCCCCGCCGACAGCAGCATCCGCGGGAAGACCGGCATCACCTACCGGGTGACGGGGCCCGCGCGGGAGATGCAGATCGACCTGCAGGTGCCGCTGGAGGTGGACAGCGTGCTGCAGGACGGGCGGCGCCTCACCTGGCGGCGCGACGGCAACGCCTTCTTCGTGCGCACCGCGGCGCCGCAGCCGGTGGGGCGGCAGAAGACCGTGACCGTGCACTACCACGGCCGGCCGCGCGTGGCGCGCAACGCGCCCTGGGACGGCGGCTTCGTGTGGGGGCGCGACAGCCTGGGCAACGTGTGGGTGGCCACCGCGGTGCAGGAGCTGGGCGCCAGCGCCTGGTGGCCCAACAAGGACACCCAGGCCGACGAGCCCGACAGCCAGCGGGTGGCCATCACCGTCCCCGACCCGATGGTGGACGTCTCCAACGGCCGGCTGCGCCGGACCACGCGCAACGGCGACGGCACCACCACCTACGAGTGGTTCGTCTCCAGCCCCATCAACAACTACGACGTGGCGGTCAACGCCGGCCGGTACGCGCACTTCAGCGACGTCTACGAGGGCGAGGGCGGGCGGCTGACGCTGGACTTCTGGCCGCTGGAGTACCACCTGGAGACGGCCCGGCGCCAGTTCCAGCAGGCCAGGCCGATGCTGGCCTGCTTCGAGCGCTGGTTCGGCCCGTTCCCCTGGTACCGGGACGGCTACAAGCTGGTGGAGACGCCGCACCTGGGGATGGAGCACCAGACCGCGGTGGCGTACGGCAACCGCTACCGCAACGGCTACCTGGGGCGCGACCTCTCGGGAACGGGACTGGGGCTGGCCTGGGACTTCATCATCGTGCACGAGAGCGGCCACGAGTGGTTCGGCAACAACATCACCACGAAGGACATCGCCGACATGTGGGTGCACGAGGGGTTCACCGCCTACTCCGAGGGGCTCTACACCGAGTGCCAGCAGGGGAAGGAGGCCGGCGCGCGCTACATCGTCGGCGTCCGCCGCAACATCCAGAACGACCGCCCGGTGGTGGGCCCCTACGGCGTCAACAAGCCGGGGTCGGGCGACATGTACTACAAGGGCAGCAACATGCTGCACACCATCCGCCAGGTGGTCGGCGACGACGAGAAGTGGCGCGCCGTCCTGCGCGGCCTGAACACCACCTTCCGCCACCAGACCGTCACCGGCCGTCAGGTGACGGAGTACATCAGCCGCCAGTCGGGGATCGACCTCTCGAAGGTCTTCCAGCAGTACCTGACCACCACGCGCATCCCCGTGCTGGAGTACCGCATCGAGGGCTCCACGCTCCGGTACCGCTGGGCCAACGTGGTCCCCGGCTTCGACATGCCGGTGCGCGTGACGCTCGCCGAC
- a CDS encoding NADPH-dependent assimilatory sulfite reductase hemoprotein subunit, whose translation MSTTIDEAALSEVERVKEESLGLRGTLAEELAGGGTHLSGDASTLLKFHGSYQQEDRDQRRARKKEGLEPAYQFMIRSKLPGGVLTAAQYLAHDDLAGRHADGTLRITTRQGFQFHGVLKGSLRRTVHELNEALVTTLGACGDVVRNVVSCPAHVRGGLRGEVARIARELSDATLPATRAYHEIWIEGTQVTTAARAEPDPLYGERYLPRKFKVAFAFPDDNCTDVFTNDLGFVVVAEDGALAGFNVLVGGGLGQTHGKEETYPRLASPLGFARPGELLEVARAVIAVQRDHGNRANRKRARLKYLLDERGIGWFRAEVEVRLGRPLAPPAPVEVTGVHDHLGWHRQEDGRWLRGVWVENGRIKDEGGVRLRSALRAVVERFGASVHLSTQQNLLLTDIEAADRREVDAVLAAHGVIPPRELSLARRHSLACPALPTCGLALADAERALPGVIDLLERELAGLGLAGEELTIRMTGCPNGCARPYTADLAFVGRTLNKYVVYVGGNPEGTRLAFPVAELVPLEGLVPTVRPLFERFRDERLPGERFGDFWARVGAPGAAEPVEAAA comes from the coding sequence ATGAGCACCACGATCGACGAGGCCGCGCTCTCCGAGGTGGAGCGCGTGAAGGAGGAGAGCCTGGGGCTGCGCGGCACCCTGGCCGAGGAGCTGGCGGGCGGGGGGACGCACCTCTCGGGCGACGCGAGCACGCTGCTCAAGTTCCACGGCTCGTACCAGCAGGAGGACCGCGACCAGCGCCGGGCGCGCAAGAAGGAGGGGCTGGAGCCCGCCTACCAGTTCATGATCCGCTCCAAGCTCCCGGGCGGGGTGCTCACGGCCGCGCAGTACCTGGCGCACGACGACCTGGCCGGCCGCCACGCCGACGGCACGCTGCGCATCACCACGCGCCAGGGCTTCCAGTTCCACGGGGTGCTCAAGGGGAGCCTGCGCCGCACCGTGCACGAGCTGAACGAGGCGCTGGTGACCACGCTGGGCGCCTGCGGCGACGTGGTGCGCAACGTGGTGAGCTGCCCGGCGCACGTCCGCGGCGGCCTGCGCGGCGAGGTGGCGCGCATCGCCCGCGAGCTCTCCGACGCCACGCTCCCCGCCACGCGCGCCTACCACGAGATCTGGATCGAGGGGACGCAGGTGACCACGGCCGCCCGGGCCGAGCCCGACCCGCTGTACGGCGAGCGCTACCTGCCGCGCAAGTTCAAGGTGGCCTTCGCCTTCCCCGACGACAACTGCACCGACGTCTTCACCAACGACCTGGGCTTCGTGGTGGTGGCCGAGGACGGCGCGCTCGCGGGCTTCAACGTGCTGGTGGGCGGCGGGCTGGGGCAGACGCACGGGAAGGAGGAGACCTACCCGCGCCTGGCCTCGCCGCTCGGCTTCGCCCGCCCCGGGGAGCTGCTCGAGGTGGCGCGCGCGGTGATCGCCGTGCAGCGCGACCACGGCAACCGCGCCAACCGCAAGCGGGCGCGGCTCAAGTACCTGCTCGACGAGCGGGGGATCGGCTGGTTCCGCGCCGAGGTGGAGGTGCGCCTGGGCCGGCCGCTGGCGCCGCCCGCGCCCGTGGAGGTGACCGGCGTGCACGACCACCTGGGGTGGCACCGGCAGGAGGACGGGCGCTGGCTGCGCGGGGTGTGGGTGGAGAACGGGCGCATCAAGGACGAGGGCGGGGTGCGGCTGCGGAGCGCGCTGCGCGCGGTGGTGGAGCGCTTCGGCGCCAGCGTGCACCTCTCCACCCAGCAGAACCTGCTGCTGACGGATATCGAGGCGGCGGACCGGCGCGAGGTCGACGCGGTGCTGGCCGCGCACGGGGTGATCCCCCCGCGCGAGCTGTCGCTGGCCCGCCGCCACTCGCTGGCGTGCCCGGCGCTCCCCACCTGCGGGCTGGCGCTCGCCGACGCCGAGCGGGCGCTCCCGGGGGTGATCGACCTGCTGGAGCGCGAGCTGGCCGGGCTGGGGCTGGCGGGGGAGGAGCTCACCATCCGCATGACGGGGTGCCCCAACGGGTGCGCGCGCCCCTACACGGCCGACCTGGCCTTCGTGGGGCGCACGCTGAACAAGTACGTGGTCTACGTGGGCGGCAACCCCGAGGGGACGCGGCTCGCCTTCCCGGTGGCCGAGCTGGTGCCGCTGGAGGGGCTGGTGCCCACGGTGCGGCCGCTCTTCGAGCGCTTCCGCGACGAGCGGCTCCCGGGCGAGCGCTTCGGCGACTTCTGGGCGCGGGTGGGCGCGCCGGGGGCCGCCGAGCCGGTGGAGGCGGCCGCATGA
- a CDS encoding SCO family protein — translation MNLDAEPPALPPARAENEEGSPPRLDRRMRDAADESGPRRRILLLGFVLIAVGSCAHEPRGLPFYRGPDLTPEWIAQDSPEYAAIHRVADFALTDQHGETVTARELNGRVTVASFFFTSCGQICPTLRSSLARVRDAFAGDTAVLLLSHTVVPEADSVGALAAYAHRHGIHGRQWRLLTGGREEIRRLARESYFVELDDPGGNTAGNLVHTETLVLLDAGRRIRGVYDGTLPYDVAQLIEDVRALEEEQSRSGEP, via the coding sequence ATGAATCTCGACGCCGAGCCGCCCGCGCTCCCTCCCGCGCGGGCGGAAAACGAAGAAGGGTCGCCGCCGCGCCTGGACCGGCGGATGCGCGACGCCGCGGACGAAAGCGGGCCCCGCCGCCGGATACTCCTGCTCGGCTTCGTCCTGATCGCGGTTGGAAGCTGCGCGCACGAGCCGCGGGGGCTGCCGTTCTACCGCGGGCCCGACCTCACCCCGGAATGGATCGCGCAGGATTCGCCCGAGTACGCGGCGATCCACCGCGTGGCCGACTTCGCGCTCACGGACCAGCACGGCGAGACGGTGACGGCGCGGGAGCTGAACGGCAGGGTGACGGTGGCGAGCTTCTTCTTCACCTCGTGCGGCCAGATCTGCCCGACGCTGCGCTCCAGCCTGGCGCGGGTGCGGGACGCGTTCGCGGGCGACACGGCGGTGCTCCTCCTCTCCCACACCGTGGTCCCCGAGGCGGACAGCGTGGGGGCGCTGGCGGCTTACGCGCACCGGCACGGCATCCACGGGCGGCAGTGGCGCCTGCTCACCGGCGGCCGCGAGGAGATCCGGCGGCTGGCGCGGGAGTCGTACTTCGTGGAGCTGGACGACCCCGGCGGCAACACCGCGGGCAACCTGGTCCACACCGAGACGCTGGTGCTGCTCGACGCCGGGCGGCGCATCCGCGGCGTCTACGACGGCACCCTGCCCTACGACGTCGCGCAGCTCATCGAGGACGTCCGCGCGCTGGAGGAAGAGCAGTCGCGAAGCGGAGAGCCGTAG
- the cysC gene encoding adenylyl-sulfate kinase, whose protein sequence is MTDTPTPAARNLHWHAGQVSRADREAARGHRGATLWLTGLSASGKSTLARALEAELFARGAEVVVLDGDNLRHGLNRDLGFSPADRAENIRRVAEVARLFTEFGAIVLTAFISPYRADRAAARGLFAPGDFVEVFVAADLATCEARDPKGLYRKARRGEIPDFTGVSAPYEAPEAPELTVDTGRLPLEESAALVVAYLETHGYLGAGRALRAAD, encoded by the coding sequence ATGACCGACACCCCGACCCCCGCCGCCCGCAACCTCCACTGGCACGCCGGCCAGGTCTCGCGGGCCGACCGCGAGGCCGCGCGCGGGCACCGGGGCGCCACCCTCTGGCTCACCGGGCTCTCCGCCTCGGGGAAGAGCACGCTGGCGCGCGCGCTGGAGGCCGAGCTGTTCGCGCGCGGCGCCGAGGTGGTGGTGCTGGACGGCGACAACCTCCGGCACGGCCTCAACCGCGACCTGGGCTTCTCGCCCGCGGACCGCGCGGAGAACATCCGCCGCGTGGCCGAGGTGGCCCGGCTCTTCACCGAGTTCGGCGCGATCGTCCTCACCGCCTTCATCTCGCCCTACCGGGCCGACCGCGCCGCGGCGCGCGGCCTCTTCGCCCCCGGCGACTTCGTGGAGGTGTTCGTGGCGGCCGACCTGGCCACCTGCGAGGCGCGCGACCCGAAGGGGCTCTACCGGAAGGCGCGCCGCGGCGAGATCCCCGACTTCACCGGGGTCTCGGCCCCCTACGAGGCGCCGGAAGCGCCCGAGCTCACCGTCGACACCGGGCGGCTCCCGCTGGAGGAGTCGGCCGCGCTCGTCGTCGCATACCTGGAGACCCACGGCTACCTGGGCGCGGGCCGGGCCCTGCGCGCGGCCGACTGA
- a CDS encoding phosphoadenylyl-sulfate reductase: MSAAASTLGVEALARAYEGAAPGAVLRAAADAFAPGRLAVVSAFGPGSLVVIHLLAELGLELPVLFVDTLHHFPETLELAERVRERYGLDLRVYRPAASRAEFEARWGERLWERDLDLYQQVAKVEPFRRATAGLEGWITGRRRDQAATRAHLPVFEGGLQVRVNPLAAWTRRQVWEFILAHGIPYNPLHDRGYASIGDEPLTTPLQAGEDERAGRWRGAGRTECGIHLS, encoded by the coding sequence ATGAGCGCCGCCGCTTCGACGCTGGGCGTGGAGGCGCTGGCCCGCGCGTACGAGGGCGCCGCGCCCGGGGCGGTGTTGCGCGCGGCGGCCGACGCCTTCGCGCCCGGCAGGCTCGCGGTGGTCTCGGCGTTCGGGCCGGGGAGCCTGGTGGTGATCCACCTCCTGGCGGAGCTGGGGCTGGAGCTCCCGGTGCTCTTCGTCGACACGCTGCACCACTTCCCCGAGACGCTGGAGCTGGCGGAGCGGGTGCGGGAGCGCTACGGGCTGGACCTGCGCGTGTACCGCCCCGCCGCGAGCCGCGCGGAGTTCGAGGCGCGCTGGGGCGAGCGCCTGTGGGAGCGCGACCTGGACCTCTACCAGCAGGTGGCGAAGGTGGAGCCGTTCCGCCGCGCCACGGCGGGGCTGGAGGGGTGGATCACCGGGCGGCGGCGCGATCAGGCGGCCACGCGCGCGCACCTCCCCGTGTTCGAGGGCGGCCTGCAGGTGCGCGTGAACCCGCTGGCCGCCTGGACGCGGCGGCAGGTGTGGGAGTTCATCCTGGCGCACGGCATCCCCTACAACCCGCTGCACGACCGGGGCTACGCCAGCATCGGCGACGAGCCGCTCACCACGCCCTTGCAGGCCGGCGAAGACGAGCGCGCCGGCCGCTGGCGCGGCGCGGGCCGGACGGAGTGCGGCATCCACCTCTCGTGA